GTTGCCGGCCACCGAGGTTGGCTGGTCAAGCTTGGCGATCAGCGACTTGGCCAGGTTGGCGCGGGCGCGCGAAGGCGCGCGCACCACCAGCGAATTGGTGCGCGGATCAGCCACCACGGTGACGCGGCCCGAGTCGCCGCCCGGCGCCGGCTGCAGCAGCTTTTCGATCAGCGCCGCCATGTCGGAGGCGATGCCGTAGCGGACCGGCACGATGTCGACGTCGGCATTGACCGGCGAATCGAGCGCCGCGATGATCTTGGACAGGCGCCGCAGGTTGTCGGCGTAATCGGTGATGACCAGGGTATTGTTGCCCGGGTTGGCCATGATCGAATTGTTGGGCGAAATCAGGGGCCGCAGCACGGCGGTGAGGTTGGCCGCCGACTCGTAATTGAGCTGGTAGATCTGGGTGGCCACCTGGTCGCCGGTGGCGCCGCGCGCATTGATGCCGACCTGGGTGGGCGAGGCCTGCAGCTTCGCTTCGGCTTCCGGCACCACCTTGGCAAAGCCGTCGGAGGTCACCACTGCGTAACCCTGCAGACGCAGGGCGGACGTGAGCAGCGAAAAGGTGTCGGCCTTGCTGAGCGGCTTTTCGGACACCAGCGTGAGCGTGCCCTTGACGCGCGGGTCGATGATGAAGGTCATGCCCGTGTAATGGCCGACTGCCTTGATGACCGATTCAATGTCGGCGCCGACGAAGTTGAGCGCGGCCTGGTCTTCCGGCGCGGCGGCTACCTGGACCGGTGCGCCGGCAACGGCGCAGCACAGCATGACGGCGGCAGCGGCACGGCGCAGCGAAGGGGTGTGGAGTGTGCTTACAGACTGTTTTTTCATCATTTAAACTCTAACGCGATAATGTTCTTGCCGCCCACCATTCGGCGCTGGCCCAGGAGACTTAAGAGATTGCCCAGCGTTTCTTCATATCCGTCCGCAGCTTCTGCCTGTCCGGCAAACTGGAAGCGCCCTTTGTCGAGCGACCCGGTTCCCGATAACAGCAGCGCACCGCGCACTGTCCTCAAATTCAACTGCGCCTGCTGTCCGTTCCAGTCCATGGCCAGTTCATAACTGCCCAGGGGCTTGACCGGCGCCATGCGCGAGCCCATATCATTCATCGCCAGCATCGTGCGTCCCTTGACGTCAAGCGCATTGCCGGCGCGCGCCAGGCCAAGGGTGCTCCATGACAGCTGCATGGCGCCACTGGGCGCCAGCGTGTTCAGTGGCGCGCCCAGTCCCGCCAGCCGCTCGGCCGGCACATTGACCGTGGCCGGGCTGACCTGCCACTCGGACCAGGTGCCGCTGACCGTCACCGGCTGCGACAGCGCATCCGGATTTTCCAGCTGCAGGTCGACCTGGCCAAGCAGCGCCAGGGGCGACAGGCGCCAGCTGAAGCGTCCCGGCAGCAGCGGGGTGACCGCGCCGTTGCTCGCTGCCGCACCGCCGATATAGGCCGAACCGCGCCACAGCGTACCCTGCGCGTCGCCCAGCGTCAAACGTCCCTGGGTACGCTGTTCGACAATCTCGCCCAGCCAGGTGGCGGGCAAAAATATCAGCACGGTCAGGGCGACAGTCGCGGCGACAGCCGACAACCATAGCACAGCGCGCTTCATCGGGCCGCTTCGGCTGTGGCCTGGCGCAGCGTCAGCGTGGCATCCACCTGGCCGAGGGGCGTACCTGCCGTCACGGCCAGGTCCTGCACTTCGATCCGGTGGTCGCGCCGCTGGGCGTCGAGCCAGCTGTACAAACCGGCAAACGGCACGTTGGTGAACTGCAGCTTGGCATAGTCGCCCGTCATGGCCAGCGAGGTGGGCGACAGCGAGCGCGCCGCCAGACTGGCACTGAGTGCTTCCTTGGTCATGGGCGTGACCTGGGGCGGCGCCTGGCGCGCCAGGTCACCGGCCTCGCGCGCCAGCGCTTCCACGCGCGCGGCCTGCTCGCGCATCTCGGGCAGCTTCTTGTTCAGCGTGGCGATGCCCGTGACGGCCGGGTCGATCAACAGCATGTAGACCAGGGCGCCGGCCACCGTGGCCCCGCCCACGGTCAGATAAGTACGTTCTTTTTCGGTGCGGGCCAGCCAGTACAGGGCAGCGCGTTCACGCACATTGGCAATTGCAGTGACGGGATTCATTTGCTCTCTCCTGCGCT
This region of Massilia sp. PAMC28688 genomic DNA includes:
- the gspN gene encoding type II secretion system protein N → MKRAVLWLSAVAATVALTVLIFLPATWLGEIVEQRTQGRLTLGDAQGTLWRGSAYIGGAAASNGAVTPLLPGRFSWRLSPLALLGQVDLQLENPDALSQPVTVSGTWSEWQVSPATVNVPAERLAGLGAPLNTLAPSGAMQLSWSTLGLARAGNALDVKGRTMLAMNDMGSRMAPVKPLGSYELAMDWNGQQAQLNLRTVRGALLLSGTGSLDKGRFQFAGQAEAADGYEETLGNLLSLLGQRRMVGGKNIIALEFK
- the gspM gene encoding type II secretion system protein GspM; protein product: MNPVTAIANVRERAALYWLARTEKERTYLTVGGATVAGALVYMLLIDPAVTGIATLNKKLPEMREQAARVEALAREAGDLARQAPPQVTPMTKEALSASLAARSLSPTSLAMTGDYAKLQFTNVPFAGLYSWLDAQRRDHRIEVQDLAVTAGTPLGQVDATLTLRQATAEAAR